The Struthio camelus isolate bStrCam1 chromosome 15, bStrCam1.hap1, whole genome shotgun sequence nucleotide sequence gtttctgcctgttgcctcttgtcctgttgctgggcaccacggagaagaggctggcctcatcctcttgacactcccccttcagatacttctacacattgatcagatcgcctctcaatcttctcttctccaggctgaacaggcccagctcttgcagtctttcttcagaggagaggtgctccagtcccctaatcatcttggtagccctccgctggactctctccaggagtgccatgtctctcttgtatgggggagcccagaattggacacaggactccaggtgaggcctccccagggctgaggagaggggcaggatcacctccctccacctgctggcaacactctgcctgatgcagcccaggagaccataaTTCAGCGCTTCAGACCGGGACTCTCTCCCCGTCGCCTCTTACACAGCAAGCCTGCCGCTACTCAAGCTGTGAGCTGCGGCAAACTTTTTCAACACGAAACGCAGCAAGCTTGCCCAGCACATGCCTCGCCTGCTCCCACCCAGTCTTGAGACATCCCTATTTTTAGCCGCAAAATGAGGTGTATACCAGTCACCTCTCCCCTCTGCAACTGAGTTTCCTAAGTACAGATCCACGCCAGCAGATGATATTTGAATTCGGTTTAATTTATCAATTACATTGAAGCTGGTTTGTCCCTGGTGAATTTAAAACATTATCTAAAGTTTCATGTTTTATCCACAGCTGTCAAGCAAGCAATTTCCCTGCCTTGAAACATATATAATGCAAAGTGCTAACcctgaagagaaggggaaaaattaatcaaaatctcTCTCCTCCAGAAGAAAGAAACCTGGTGCTACTCCCTTCTGTCCAACAAAATTATGATAGATTACTGATCCAGAAACGTGTCTCGTACCGAGCGTACAGCACGGCAGCGCAGATTTCTCCACTTGGCCATCGGGGTACGGCTGCGCATGGCGTTGTGCAGCGCCCCGCGCCAGGAGAGCTCCGCCTGCACGCAGACCCTAGCAGCCAAGGGCAAGACGAGGAGCTGGGTTATCTCGGCCTTGCAGCGGCACATCCCGGCGACGCTCTCCTCCTGCTGACTGCTGCCGGCGCTTCCAGGCTGTCTGAGCCCACGCGCAggacctttttctccttcttctctccaTGTCACTGAAACACTCTttagtttttccttaaaaaaaaaaaaaaaaaaaaaaaaaaaggtttcaaacCCTTTCCCTTACGCAGTTGCCGGTAGGCGCTTCCTTCGCCCCAGACTTCCCGCACTGCGCGCCAGCGCCGAggcggcctggccccggcccccggctctcCGCTCCTTTTGTTAATCCCACTCACGACACCCTATGCCAGGAGCGAGAGACCTGCTCGAGCACTCAGTACAAAAATTACAGCAGAGCCCCTTCCGGACCGTGACTTCAGCTCCACGTGCAGTGGTGCGACACCAGCGCGAGTCAGCCCGGGAGTCGGACAAGTGGTCTCATCCCCAGAGACGCCAGGAGAGTTTGGGGTTTAATGAAACCTTGCAAAGCAATTCAGTATTTCCTTCTGGGCTGCGTGAAACATTTTCCCCTAATGTAAATTAACTTTTCACTAGAAAAGTACTCTCTCttctaaattaaaggaaaattttaTAATATGTAgtattttcaatgttttattgtaaaataataaCATGAATAATCACAATCCTGGGATTCTCTGCAAATCTCACAATCTCAAAACCTTTAACAAGAGTTTAAGAGCAGATTTATCGCCCTCCTTTAATCGCATGAGAAATGGAGGTGCAGTGATGGCAGGGTCTGACAAAGTAAATCAGAGGCAGAACTGACTGAATATCAAAATCTCCTGATTCCTACTGCAAACATTATTCCATGTTACAAACATTATCGACTGCTTTTTATATGCAATTCCACTACCAACTCTTAGTTACATTTCTAATGTAACTCTGTTTCAACTTTATAAACCTGAAATGAAttaccttttctgttattttaaatttagtgAGAGACTTTCTATTTCCAGGAGGTGGAAGGTAAATCCATTGTCTTCTGCCTAAGAGATCCTTGTGGCCCCTCCTCCCCCTCAATTCTTTCCCATTTTGGTCTAGACATACCCTTGTCCAAAGTCCATGGCCTGGCTCACGGCAGAAGCGTGCCCAGGCTAGAGGCCACGGCTGCACCGCCGGTTGCAGGATCCGCCACGGCACAGCAGCTGCAAACAAGGGGAATTTCCAAGATGTTTCATTGCTCTTGAAACAGCAGCCAAGCAACACGGAGCAAAACTGAACAGTACGTCCCACCATCCTCTCCCAACCATGATCCGCGTGCTTCAACGCTATTAATAAGCATgtcattcagaaaagcaaaatgtgtTGATTacggagaaaaaaattctttatcatTTCATAACACTGATTATCCTCTCCATCACCTTGATAGTTGTCTAGCTCCGCAAGCGCCTAGAAAAATCCAAGTCACGGCAGACTTCAGTAGGAAATCCCTCCAAGCTGCAGTCCGCTCTGAACCTAACGGCCTCTCCAACATGCAAGGgatgtttttaatattatttcatagTCTAAAGCCTTGGGGGCCACCCATTTCACAGGGCACCTCAGGGCTCTTGCTTCTTATATGAAATTCGCAGTACCTGCAGCGACGCATCGGAGGTTCGGTACCTACGGCCATTCAGAAGTACAGAGCCGTTCAACCTCCCGAGGCAAAGCAGTCAGCATGCCTCTGCTTCCACAGCAAAGAGGGGGGCGAAGCCGAGTGGGCCGCCTGCAACAGCCACGGGCCACGGACTCTCCCTCCCGCGCCCTGCTCCAGACCAGCTccgagcctgcctggacgcctggATCGCACAGAGGAACGCTGCCAGCGAGAGGGACGCTCTGCGGCAAGGGGGCCAGGCTCCTCAGTCCCGGCCCCGCTAATCACAGTATGCGCGAAGCACGGAGTAAG carries:
- the LOC104149733 gene encoding uncharacterized protein isoform X4 yields the protein MSIPLWESARSGEARSADPEGCLCWGQECSGATIHLLRGSLQFGNCIARAAVPWRILQPAVQPWPLAWARFCREPGHGLWTREKLKSVSVTWREEGEKGPARGLRQPGSAGSSQQEESVAGMCRCKAEITQLLVLPLAARVCVQAELSWRGALHNAMRSRTPMAKWRNLRCRAVRSVRDTFLDQ
- the LOC104149733 gene encoding uncharacterized protein isoform X6, producing the protein MEEASLQLQWAPRFESRFVCLPVPRAKALSSPLPQAAVPWRILQPAVQPWPLAWARFCREPGHGLWTREKLKSVSVTWREEGEKGPARGLRQPGSAGSSQQEESVAGMCRCKAEITQLLVLPLAARVCVQAELSWRGALHNAMRSRTPMAKWRNLRCRAVRSVRDTFLDQ
- the LOC104149733 gene encoding uncharacterized protein isoform X2; this translates as MDVSGYFRLPVCPLVIIECMLEAPPSKMYLCKNSQAWLVLLVSPAKVLVSRSGRDRDCSAAVPWRILQPAVQPWPLAWARFCREPGHGLWTREKLKSVSVTWREEGEKGPARGLRQPGSAGSSQQEESVAGMCRCKAEITQLLVLPLAARVCVQAELSWRGALHNAMRSRTPMAKWRNLRCRAVRSVRDTFLDQ
- the LOC104149733 gene encoding uncharacterized protein isoform X3, with the translated sequence MATAVGCEAEHVLNLDLEPLKWERKAWLVLLVSPAKVLVSRSGRDRDCSAAVPWRILQPAVQPWPLAWARFCREPGHGLWTREKLKSVSVTWREEGEKGPARGLRQPGSAGSSQQEESVAGMCRCKAEITQLLVLPLAARVCVQAELSWRGALHNAMRSRTPMAKWRNLRCRAVRSVRDTFLDQ
- the LOC104149733 gene encoding uncharacterized protein isoform X1, producing the protein MGVLQNSIDCVKKVLESGLSQARNVLVLPSTYSGDLFNLVTALQEAWLVLLVSPAKVLVSRSGRDRDCSAAVPWRILQPAVQPWPLAWARFCREPGHGLWTREKLKSVSVTWREEGEKGPARGLRQPGSAGSSQQEESVAGMCRCKAEITQLLVLPLAARVCVQAELSWRGALHNAMRSRTPMAKWRNLRCRAVRSVRDTFLDQ
- the LOC104149733 gene encoding uncharacterized protein isoform X5, translating into MGEDGRFGILQAWLVLLVSPAKVLVSRSGRDRDCSAAVPWRILQPAVQPWPLAWARFCREPGHGLWTREKLKSVSVTWREEGEKGPARGLRQPGSAGSSQQEESVAGMCRCKAEITQLLVLPLAARVCVQAELSWRGALHNAMRSRTPMAKWRNLRCRAVRSVRDTFLDQ